In Bacteroidia bacterium, a genomic segment contains:
- a CDS encoding DUF4465 domain-containing protein, whose translation MLKKIVFCACIFCNIFYESNSQVVNFEDLTLQPDSFWNGSDLNGWFNSGPYAHFPNNFIDYGGGFTAWDGFAYSNKVNDTLQDFSNMYSTFAGQQIVGSSVFALSYNALNYTTFDVMATEVGFATPAIPHSFWITNSTYTALTIKNGDMFCKKFGGVSGDDADWFRLDIIGYNGATVTDTVNFYLADYRFSNNTQDYITNEWTEVDLSQLGQVTKIDFLLSSSDTGAYGMNTPAYFCFDNLNCTFITNITDESESKLNIHPNPVTDKVFSTKEFNAVKVFDIAGQLVYELNSKSKSFDISNLNSGLYLLKLNVDGNEVTHKILKK comes from the coding sequence ATGTTAAAAAAAATCGTTTTCTGTGCATGCATCTTTTGCAACATTTTCTATGAGTCTAATTCTCAGGTTGTTAATTTTGAAGACCTGACCTTACAGCCCGATTCTTTCTGGAATGGTTCAGATTTAAATGGATGGTTTAATTCGGGACCGTACGCACATTTTCCTAATAATTTTATTGATTATGGTGGTGGATTTACCGCCTGGGATGGCTTTGCATATTCTAATAAAGTTAATGATACTTTACAGGATTTTTCTAATATGTATAGTACGTTTGCCGGACAGCAAATTGTAGGTTCAAGCGTTTTTGCATTGTCTTATAATGCATTGAATTACACGACTTTTGATGTGATGGCAACTGAAGTAGGTTTTGCAACTCCTGCTATTCCACATTCCTTTTGGATTACTAATTCTACTTATACTGCATTAACAATTAAAAATGGTGATATGTTCTGTAAAAAATTTGGAGGAGTTTCAGGTGATGATGCAGATTGGTTTCGCCTGGATATAATAGGTTATAATGGAGCTACTGTAACAGATACTGTTAATTTTTATTTGGCAGATTATCGTTTTTCTAACAATACTCAGGATTATATAACTAATGAATGGACTGAGGTTGATTTATCACAATTAGGACAGGTTACAAAAATAGATTTTTTGCTTTCTTCTTCTGATACAGGAGCATATGGCATGAATACTCCTGCATATTTCTGTTTCGATAATTTAAATTGTACTTTCATAACAAATATTACAGATGAGTCTGAATCAAAATTAAATATACATCCAAACCCTGTAACTGATAAAGTTTTTTCAACTAAAGAATTTAATGCTGTAAAGGTTTTTGATATTGCAGGGCAGCTGGTTTATGAGTTAAATTCGAAATCAAAATCTTTTGATATCTCAAATCTTAATTCAGGTTTATATTTATTGAAATTGAATGTTGATGGTAACGAAGTAACTCATAAAATACTGAAAAAATAA
- a CDS encoding T9SS type A sorting domain-containing protein: MRVILFILFVFIVESAFSQYPPAAGLTGSTAIYKDSSIFVSWAKSCIVQRGFVDISVSHDSITTGGIEVDAIGKADNFTISLGDSGVAVTSFFPAITNGNGFDFAVFENSFDGNFLELAFVEVSSDSIHWYRFNAASLTQTDVQVTTFGLLEPTKINNLAGKYSALYGTPFDLQELSGKPYLNIDSVSFVKIIDVVGSINGSYTSFDSQGNKINDPFPTPFFTSGFDLDAIGVINERPQNVNDIEIENITVYPNPFTEKVNADINGCGFYEIVDITGKILYTASFCNYISVSTDIVENGIYFLKVSIGNKSGIAKIVKM; the protein is encoded by the coding sequence ATGAGAGTTATTTTATTTATATTATTTGTTTTTATTGTAGAATCAGCTTTTTCACAATATCCTCCTGCTGCAGGATTAACCGGCAGTACAGCAATATATAAGGATAGTAGTATTTTTGTAAGTTGGGCAAAATCTTGCATTGTTCAACGTGGTTTTGTTGATATTTCTGTTTCTCATGATAGTATTACTACTGGCGGAATAGAAGTTGATGCAATTGGAAAAGCTGATAATTTTACTATAAGTCTTGGTGATAGCGGTGTTGCTGTTACTTCATTTTTTCCTGCTATAACAAATGGTAATGGTTTTGATTTTGCAGTTTTTGAAAATTCATTTGATGGAAATTTTCTTGAACTTGCCTTTGTAGAAGTTAGCAGTGATAGTATTCATTGGTATAGGTTTAATGCTGCTTCACTTACTCAGACTGACGTTCAGGTTACTACTTTTGGATTATTGGAACCAACAAAGATTAATAACCTGGCAGGAAAATATTCTGCATTATATGGTACACCTTTCGATTTACAAGAATTATCAGGAAAGCCATATCTAAATATAGATTCTGTATCATTTGTTAAAATTATTGATGTTGTTGGTAGTATTAACGGTTCTTATACTTCTTTTGATTCTCAGGGAAATAAAATTAATGATCCTTTTCCAACTCCATTCTTTACTAGTGGCTTTGATCTTGATGCAATAGGTGTTATAAATGAAAGACCACAAAATGTTAATGATATTGAGATAGAAAATATAACTGTTTATCCAAATCCATTTACCGAGAAAGTAAATGCTGATATTAATGGATGTGGATTTTATGAAATAGTTGACATAACAGGGAAAATATTATACACTGCATCATTTTGTAATTATATTTCAGTTTCAACTGATATTGTAGAAAACGGAATTTACTTTTTAAAAGTTAGTATTGGAAATAAATCAGGCATAGCAAAAATTGTTAAAATGTAA
- a CDS encoding M6 family metalloprotease domain-containing protein — protein sequence MKKILLLIVVSLFFVKIFAAYLENVPVILKQPDGTILNCFATGDEFHNWLHDSNNYTIIQNSKTGYYVYAIKINDELVASDFVVGKVNPVLLNIPKGLNISFEKIELKRKAFNSELKSKSKLHNVKSLKSLQTINNVVIFIRFSDETEFTEQINVYDSMFNSQVTTANSMSHYFKEMSYDQLAINSTLYPQTTNTVLSYQDIYARSYYQPYDATLNPDGYIDDSDRGFREHLLLKNAVDYVSSEIPTSINLDYNSDGYVDNVCFIIKGNVGGWAELLWPHRWALYNETAYINGLQVYDYNFQLQEFFFLPTRGVGVLCHEMFHTLGAPDLYHYSLDYRNFRAVGYWDLMDRSSNPSQSMLIYMKYLYAGWITEIPEITTPGTYTLNPSTSQTNNSYQIVSPTNPNEIFMFEYRKKEGAFESSLHGQGLLIYRINMSAQYMGNSDYPNNPDEVYVYRPDGIDTTTGKIDSAAFSLNSGRIAFSNSTNPACLLSDNTDGGITITNITAIGNTISFCYNCPNNIEIDKLNSEIKCFPNPVTDHLIVDIPMDIKNVKVRIINSVGDCVFEDNIINNGINKINVSSLTKGIYQVLVLSDNMQYNSKLIKY from the coding sequence TTGGTTACATGATTCAAATAATTACACAATTATTCAAAATTCAAAAACCGGATACTATGTTTATGCAATAAAAATAAATGATGAATTAGTAGCTTCTGATTTTGTAGTTGGTAAAGTAAACCCTGTATTGCTAAACATTCCTAAAGGTTTAAATATTTCTTTTGAAAAAATTGAGCTTAAAAGAAAAGCATTTAATTCTGAATTAAAATCTAAATCAAAACTGCACAATGTTAAATCACTTAAATCTTTGCAGACAATTAATAATGTTGTGATATTTATTCGATTTTCAGATGAAACAGAATTTACCGAACAAATAAATGTTTATGATAGTATGTTTAACAGTCAGGTAACAACTGCAAATTCTATGAGTCATTATTTTAAGGAAATGTCATATGACCAGCTTGCTATAAATTCGACATTATATCCTCAAACAACTAATACTGTACTTTCATATCAGGATATATATGCACGTAGTTATTATCAGCCATATGATGCAACATTAAATCCAGATGGATATATTGATGACTCAGATAGAGGTTTCCGCGAACATTTATTACTTAAAAATGCTGTAGATTATGTAAGTTCAGAGATTCCTACATCAATTAATTTAGATTACAATAGTGATGGTTATGTGGATAATGTTTGCTTTATTATTAAAGGTAATGTAGGGGGTTGGGCTGAGCTATTATGGCCTCATCGCTGGGCATTGTATAATGAAACAGCTTATATAAACGGATTACAGGTATATGATTATAATTTTCAGTTACAGGAATTTTTCTTTTTGCCAACAAGGGGAGTTGGAGTTTTATGTCACGAAATGTTTCATACACTTGGTGCACCAGATTTATATCATTACAGTTTAGATTATAGAAATTTCAGAGCTGTTGGTTATTGGGATTTAATGGATAGATCCTCTAATCCGTCTCAATCAATGTTAATATATATGAAATATTTGTATGCAGGATGGATAACTGAGATTCCTGAAATAACAACTCCCGGTACATATACATTAAATCCAAGTACATCTCAAACAAATAATAGTTATCAGATTGTTTCTCCTACAAATCCAAATGAAATATTTATGTTTGAATACAGAAAAAAGGAAGGGGCTTTTGAATCATCCTTGCATGGACAAGGATTACTTATATACAGAATTAATATGTCTGCTCAGTACATGGGAAATAGTGATTATCCAAATAATCCTGATGAAGTTTATGTATACCGACCAGATGGTATTGATACTACAACAGGGAAAATTGATAGTGCTGCATTTAGCTTAAATTCTGGTAGAATTGCATTTTCAAACTCAACTAATCCGGCCTGTTTGTTATCCGATAATACTGATGGAGGAATTACTATAACAAATATTACTGCAATTGGTAATACTATTTCATTTTGTTATAATTGTCCAAATAATATTGAAATCGACAAATTAAATTCAGAAATAAAATGTTTCCCAAATCCGGTAACTGACCATTTAATTGTTGATATTCCTATGGATATAAAGAACGTAAAAGTGAGAATAATTAATTCTGTAGGAGATTGTGTTTTTGAAGACAATATTATTAATAACGGAATTAACAAAATTAATGTCAGTTCATTAACAAAAGGAATTTATCAGGTTCTTGTATTAAGTGATAATATGCAGTATAATAGTAAGTTAATTAAATATTAA